The proteins below come from a single Cylindrospermopsis raciborskii Cr2010 genomic window:
- a CDS encoding ABC transporter ATP-binding protein, protein MLMFKNVRPWQSFQRASEAPNLPNTPFRFVCYFVNQFRWWYVAMVVSEILHATCGIMLPYAIGEIIRTVTVAHTNSGEIFAAIKQPLTLFTFLIIGEVVFGRAAGLLQTILHPIHRQHIVRSLYAYLQYHSHRYLSSSFAGALAHRIGETSLGVTQTMQMLITEFMSLIIVYVVSTILLYRTYPPLAALVGTWAVLFITISFWLATRCRIYSRRAAAARSDTTGIIVDAVTNLSSTRLFARLGFEREYLNERLRYELKEVRRANWYSERIRWFQFISAAILKVSTLYYSIFLWSGGLITAADFVVATSLSLLIISEAKNLSRRFIEFFEHIGNIANGVHIIVQPHELIDKEHALAHQFFQGRIEFRQVNFSYSREKKVFENLSVAIEPGQRVGLVGFSGSGKSTFVNLILRLFDPQSGKILIDGVDIREMTQDSLHSQISLIPQDPSLFHRTLLENIRYGRLEAEDEDVKIAAIKAYAHDFIAQMNNGYNSLVGERGVKLSGGQRQRIAIARVILKDAPILILDEATSSLDSITEKAIQETLDLAMNDKTVIVVAHRLSTISHLDRILVFDRGRIVEDGSHDDLLALGGTYYKLWKMQAGGFLPEEAKVGVGS, encoded by the coding sequence ATGTTAATGTTCAAAAATGTAAGACCTTGGCAGTCTTTTCAGCGTGCATCTGAAGCACCTAATTTGCCTAATACACCATTCCGGTTTGTTTGTTATTTTGTGAACCAGTTTCGCTGGTGGTATGTGGCAATGGTGGTGTCTGAAATATTACATGCTACCTGTGGAATTATGTTGCCATACGCTATAGGAGAGATAATTCGTACTGTGACAGTAGCTCATACCAATAGTGGAGAAATTTTTGCAGCTATTAAACAACCTTTAACTTTATTTACTTTTCTTATTATTGGTGAGGTAGTTTTTGGGCGTGCTGCGGGTTTATTACAAACTATTCTGCATCCTATTCATCGTCAGCATATTGTCCGCTCACTGTACGCCTATTTGCAATATCATTCCCATCGTTATTTAAGTAGTAGTTTTGCGGGAGCATTAGCACATCGTATTGGTGAAACATCTTTAGGTGTTACTCAAACAATGCAAATGCTGATTACTGAGTTTATGTCTTTAATAATTGTGTATGTGGTATCCACAATTTTGCTTTATCGTACCTATCCTCCCTTAGCAGCATTAGTTGGTACGTGGGCAGTTTTGTTTATTACTATTTCTTTTTGGTTAGCTACTCGTTGTCGAATTTATTCTCGCAGGGCAGCAGCGGCTAGAAGTGACACTACAGGTATTATTGTTGATGCTGTAACAAATCTTAGTAGCACTAGGTTATTTGCTCGTTTGGGCTTTGAAAGGGAATATTTAAATGAGCGATTAAGGTATGAACTTAAGGAGGTAAGGAGAGCTAATTGGTATTCGGAGAGAATTCGTTGGTTTCAATTTATTTCTGCTGCTATTCTTAAAGTTAGTACTTTGTATTATTCTATATTTTTGTGGAGTGGGGGATTAATTACAGCAGCGGATTTTGTGGTAGCAACGAGTTTGTCGTTGTTAATTATTAGTGAAGCGAAGAACTTAAGTCGCAGGTTTATTGAATTTTTTGAACACATTGGTAATATAGCTAATGGAGTTCATATAATAGTTCAACCTCATGAGTTAATTGATAAGGAGCATGCTCTTGCTCACCAATTTTTTCAAGGAAGGATTGAGTTTCGCCAGGTTAACTTTAGTTATTCTCGGGAGAAAAAGGTTTTTGAAAATCTTTCCGTGGCAATTGAACCGGGTCAGCGGGTGGGCTTAGTGGGATTTTCTGGGTCTGGTAAATCCACTTTTGTGAATTTAATTTTGCGGTTGTTTGACCCTCAATCAGGAAAAATTCTTATTGATGGGGTGGATATTAGGGAAATGACTCAGGATTCTCTCCATTCTCAGATTAGTTTAATTCCTCAGGATCCTTCTTTGTTCCATCGCACTTTACTGGAAAATATTCGTTATGGTCGTTTAGAAGCTGAAGATGAAGATGTGAAAATAGCCGCAATCAAGGCTTATGCCCATGATTTTATTGCTCAAATGAATAATGGTTATAATTCTTTAGTGGGAGAACGAGGAGTGAAGTTATCTGGAGGACAAAGACAGAGGATTGCTATTGCTAGGGTTATTTTAAAGGATGCACCAATTTTGATTTTAGATGAGGCAACTTCTAGTTTGGATTCTATTACTGAAAAGGCAATTCAGGAAACTTTGGATCTGGCAATGAATGATAAGACAGTGATTGTGGTGGCCCATCGTTTGTCTACCATTTCTCATTTAGATCGTATTTTGGTATTTGACAGGGGTCGTATTGTTGAGGACGGTTCTCATGATGATTTGCTGGCATTGGGTGGAACCTATTACAAACTATGGAAAATGCAGGCGGGTGGATTTTTACCTGAGGAAGCTAAAGTTGGTGTAGGAAGTTAA
- a CDS encoding amidohydrolase family protein, which translates to MAEYSKRKSSRSAAIKSKLNYPVIDTDVHTNDFTPALEDYIANYGGSRLVDSLRKAESSRLNSKAKGKDWYEQTQEERQYYRTIRSPWWARVTRNTLDLATYTLPELFYERQAEQGSDYSVLFPNNVLAPAGASNDTRQALQRAINHYHADLYRKYSDRLTVVAGIPMNTPQEAIEELEFAVKTLGLKVANIPGGVKRPIRAIADKYPAEEYPEIARYASYIDFYGIDSEYDYDPFWAKVVELGVPVTTHYGSQGWTGRSSISNYMNNHIGHFADGSQAFAKALFFGGVTKRFPKLRVGMLEGGADWGAHVYIHLVDRFSKRSLNGLQNYNPDLANSHELYELFLKFGAELLEGYSLSKEELTRSVLGSSFTRFSRSPVGSELEDFAAAGIESIEDIRDRWVNSFFFGSESDDRTIASAFNNRANPLNVKINAIYSSDVGHWDVPDLTDPLAESWDLVQEGVLSEDDFQAYVFGNPYKFYTEANPDFFQGTVIESKVARSLKVESLEQNLVSV; encoded by the coding sequence ATGGCTGAATATAGCAAACGTAAAAGCTCTCGCTCCGCTGCGATTAAGTCTAAGCTCAATTATCCTGTAATCGATACTGATGTTCATACCAATGATTTTACCCCTGCTTTAGAAGATTATATTGCTAACTATGGGGGATCAAGATTGGTAGATTCACTACGTAAAGCAGAATCTTCCCGCCTCAATTCTAAGGCTAAGGGTAAAGACTGGTATGAACAAACACAGGAAGAACGTCAATATTATCGTACTATTCGCTCTCCCTGGTGGGCAAGAGTAACCCGCAATACCTTAGATTTAGCTACGTATACTTTGCCGGAATTGTTTTATGAGCGCCAAGCAGAGCAAGGATCTGATTATTCCGTACTCTTCCCTAATAATGTTTTAGCACCCGCAGGTGCTAGTAATGATACTCGTCAAGCACTACAGCGGGCAATTAATCATTATCATGCCGATTTATATCGCAAATATAGCGATCGCCTGACGGTGGTGGCGGGAATTCCCATGAACACCCCTCAAGAAGCGATTGAGGAACTGGAATTTGCCGTAAAAACTCTGGGTTTGAAGGTGGCTAATATTCCTGGTGGTGTGAAAAGACCTATTCGGGCGATCGCGGATAAGTATCCGGCTGAGGAATATCCGGAAATTGCCAGATATGCGTCTTATATTGATTTTTATGGCATAGACAGTGAATATGACTATGATCCTTTTTGGGCGAAGGTGGTTGAGTTAGGAGTACCTGTAACTACTCATTATGGTAGTCAGGGGTGGACAGGTCGTTCTTCCATCAGTAATTATATGAACAACCATATTGGTCATTTTGCTGATGGTTCTCAGGCGTTTGCTAAGGCCCTATTTTTTGGTGGTGTAACTAAGCGTTTTCCTAAATTGCGTGTGGGGATGTTAGAAGGTGGAGCAGATTGGGGCGCTCATGTTTATATTCATCTGGTGGATCGTTTTTCTAAGCGTAGTTTGAATGGGTTACAAAACTATAACCCGGACCTGGCTAATAGTCATGAGTTGTATGAGCTGTTCTTGAAATTTGGTGCAGAATTACTGGAGGGATATTCTCTGAGTAAAGAGGAGCTAACTCGAAGTGTTTTGGGATCTTCTTTTACTCGTTTTAGTCGTTCCCCTGTGGGCAGTGAGTTAGAAGATTTTGCTGCTGCGGGGATTGAATCTATTGAGGATATACGCGATCGATGGGTAAACAGTTTCTTCTTTGGTTCCGAGTCGGATGACCGGACTATTGCCAGTGCATTCAATAATCGAGCTAATCCCTTAAATGTAAAAATCAACGCTATTTATTCTTCTGATGTGGGTCATTGGGATGTGCCTGATTTAACAGATCCTTTAGCGGAAAGCTGGGATTTGGTTCAGGAGGGTGTGCTTTCTGAGGATGATTTCCAAGCCTATGTGTTTGGTAATCCTTATAAGTTCTATACGGAAGCTAATCCCGATTTCTTCCAGGGTACGGTAATTGAATCTAAGGTAGCTAGGTCTTTAAAGGTAGAAAGTCTGGAGCAAAATTTGGTGTCAGTATAA
- a CDS encoding LLM class flavin-dependent oxidoreductase — protein MGEKRRFHLGAFIQATGHHVSAWRHPEAQIDAGLNFLHYWEITRTAERGLLDAVFLADSPGIWGGTPETQKRNGKLAHFEPVTLFSALSSVTKNIGFIATASTTYEDPYNLARKFASLDYLSNGRAGWNVVTTGNENAAANFGLEYHPEHSQRYERAEEFVEVVKGLWDSWEDDAFIRDRESGIYFDPDKLHILNHQGKYFSVKGPLNVGRPPQGYPVIVQAGASEAGRELAARTAEVIFTANQTLSDAQEFYSDIKGRLGKYGRSFEDLKIMPGAFPVIGRTEEEAQEKYEFIQSLIHPDVAWGILKTYYKGVDLSGYSLDDIAPELPSETNNNKSRLKLVQDLAHRGSLTLRELYLALATARGHRTIIGTPESIADQLEEWFNSGAADGFNIMPPILPTGLDDFVDLVVPILQKRGLFRTEYEGNTLRENLGLRRPPNQFAAKKDSQALVLA, from the coding sequence ATGGGTGAGAAGCGTAGGTTTCATTTAGGTGCATTTATTCAGGCTACTGGACATCATGTTTCTGCCTGGCGACATCCAGAGGCGCAAATAGATGCTGGTTTAAATTTTTTGCACTATTGGGAAATAACCCGAACTGCGGAAAGGGGACTGCTTGATGCGGTTTTTTTAGCCGATAGCCCTGGAATATGGGGTGGCACACCAGAAACTCAAAAACGGAATGGTAAGTTAGCTCATTTTGAGCCTGTAACTTTATTTTCCGCTTTATCATCGGTAACCAAGAATATTGGCTTTATTGCTACTGCTTCTACTACTTATGAAGATCCTTACAATTTGGCAAGGAAGTTTGCTTCTTTAGACTATTTAAGTAATGGTCGAGCAGGATGGAATGTGGTCACTACCGGTAATGAAAATGCTGCGGCTAATTTTGGGTTGGAATATCATCCGGAACATAGTCAGCGTTATGAGCGAGCAGAAGAGTTTGTGGAGGTAGTTAAGGGTTTGTGGGACAGTTGGGAGGATGATGCGTTTATTCGGGACAGGGAATCGGGGATTTACTTTGATCCGGATAAGTTACATATCCTCAATCATCAGGGTAAATATTTTTCGGTTAAGGGTCCGTTGAATGTGGGTCGTCCTCCTCAGGGATATCCCGTAATAGTGCAAGCTGGTGCTTCGGAAGCGGGAAGGGAGTTAGCTGCTCGCACTGCTGAGGTGATTTTTACTGCTAATCAAACTTTGAGTGATGCTCAGGAGTTTTACTCTGATATTAAGGGTAGGTTAGGAAAATACGGACGTTCCTTTGAGGATCTGAAAATTATGCCCGGTGCTTTTCCGGTTATTGGGAGAACGGAGGAAGAAGCTCAGGAGAAGTATGAGTTTATTCAGTCGCTAATTCATCCGGATGTGGCTTGGGGAATTTTAAAAACCTATTACAAGGGGGTGGATTTGTCTGGTTATTCTCTGGATGATATTGCTCCTGAGTTGCCCAGTGAGACAAACAATAATAAGAGTCGTCTGAAATTGGTTCAGGATTTAGCTCATCGAGGGAGTTTGACCCTGCGTGAACTTTATCTTGCTTTGGCAACAGCTAGAGGACACCGCACTATTATTGGCACTCCTGAAAGTATTGCTGACCAATTAGAGGAGTGGTTTAACAGTGGTGCTGCAGATGGCTTCAATATTATGCCGCCAATTCTTCCTACCGGATTGGATGATTTTGTTGATTTAGTGGTTCCTATTCTCCAGAAACGCGGACTCTTCCGTACTGAGTACGAGGGCAATACCCTCCGCGAAAATCTGGGTTTACGTCGTCCACCTAATCAATTTGCCGCTAAGAAAGATTCTCAAGCGTTGGTTTTGGCTTAG
- a CDS encoding ATP-binding cassette domain-containing protein: MVAKLTETPELVSGNLPEVILQTLELRRCFDKFVAVDDLSIYVKSGEVFGLLGPNGAGKSTVIKILTTLLPASGGKAYLSGYDVTRQPNAIRRVVGYVPQALSADGTLTGYENLLIFAKIYDIPTRHRKQRIREMLEFMGLENVAHRMVRNYSGGMIRKLEIAQAILHQPQILFLDEPTVGLDPVARSQVWQLMEQLQKQHGTTIFLTTHFLEEADALCDRVAIMNRGKEIITGSPSQLKASINKPQASLDDVFIHYAGNQLISGVSYSETARTRRATQRLG, translated from the coding sequence ATGGTGGCTAAACTCACGGAAACGCCAGAATTAGTATCGGGTAACTTACCAGAAGTAATATTACAAACACTGGAACTCAGAAGATGTTTTGACAAATTTGTAGCAGTTGACGACCTAAGTATTTACGTTAAGTCAGGAGAGGTATTCGGTTTATTAGGTCCTAATGGAGCTGGTAAAAGCACAGTCATAAAAATCCTCACCACCCTATTACCTGCAAGTGGGGGTAAGGCCTACCTAAGCGGTTATGATGTGACTCGCCAACCTAATGCCATCAGGAGAGTAGTTGGCTACGTGCCACAAGCCCTATCAGCTGATGGCACCCTAACCGGCTATGAAAACCTATTAATATTTGCCAAAATCTATGATATACCTACTCGACATAGAAAACAGCGAATCAGAGAAATGTTAGAATTTATGGGATTAGAGAACGTAGCCCATCGAATGGTGAGAAACTATTCCGGGGGGATGATTCGCAAACTAGAAATTGCCCAAGCCATTCTCCACCAACCCCAGATTTTATTTCTGGATGAGCCAACCGTAGGATTAGATCCCGTAGCCAGGTCTCAAGTCTGGCAACTTATGGAACAGCTCCAGAAACAACATGGCACAACCATTTTTCTCACCACCCACTTTTTAGAAGAAGCAGACGCCCTTTGCGATCGCGTAGCCATTATGAACAGGGGTAAAGAAATTATCACTGGTTCCCCATCACAATTAAAAGCCTCCATCAACAAACCACAAGCCAGTTTAGACGACGTATTTATCCATTACGCAGGGAATCAACTAATATCAGGAGTTAGCTACAGTGAAACCGCTAGAACTAGACGTGCAACCCAACGCTTGGGATAA
- a CDS encoding ABC transporter permease — MKPLELDVQPNAWDNRPSIQPNSILLGIKNFLIKTLVIAELEVRKLRHDPSDLLLRAVQPALWLVIFGQVFSRTRAIPTGNIAYLDFMTPGILAQSGLFMAIFTGGMTLIWERDLGVVHKFLAAPIPRAAIVLGKSLACGVRCCSQVIVIYLLALLLGVNLNHSFVSLLQVILVVFLGAGCFCAFSLIIGCLVRSRERFTGIGQLITMPLFFASNAIYPISLMPDWLKIISHLNPLTYQVDALRGIMVVNGTTNYGLELDCAVLLLTLIGLTFICGRLYPRVVM, encoded by the coding sequence GTGAAACCGCTAGAACTAGACGTGCAACCCAACGCTTGGGATAATAGACCATCCATCCAACCAAACAGTATCTTACTAGGGATCAAAAACTTCCTCATCAAGACCCTAGTAATTGCCGAACTAGAAGTTAGAAAATTGCGTCACGACCCCAGTGATCTACTACTCAGAGCCGTACAACCTGCCTTATGGTTAGTCATTTTTGGACAAGTTTTTTCCCGAACCCGTGCTATTCCCACAGGTAATATAGCTTACCTAGACTTTATGACCCCGGGTATCCTAGCACAAAGTGGCCTATTTATGGCTATTTTTACGGGAGGTATGACCTTAATTTGGGAGAGGGATCTAGGAGTAGTGCATAAATTTTTAGCAGCGCCCATACCCCGTGCTGCCATAGTTTTAGGCAAGAGCCTAGCTTGCGGCGTCCGTTGTTGTTCTCAAGTAATAGTCATTTACCTTCTAGCCTTATTATTAGGAGTGAACTTAAATCATAGCTTTGTATCCTTACTACAAGTTATCCTAGTTGTTTTCTTGGGTGCTGGTTGTTTTTGCGCCTTCTCCTTGATTATTGGCTGCCTAGTTAGATCAAGAGAAAGATTTACTGGTATTGGACAATTGATTACCATGCCATTATTTTTTGCTAGTAACGCCATATACCCAATTTCCCTAATGCCCGATTGGTTAAAAATAATTTCCCACCTCAATCCCCTCACCTACCAGGTAGATGCTTTACGGGGAATCATGGTAGTCAACGGAACCACCAATTATGGACTTGAGTTAGATTGCGCAGTTCTTCTGTTAACATTAATAGGCTTAACCTTTATTTGTGGAAGACTTTATCCACGAGTAGTCATGTAA
- a CDS encoding MarR family winged helix-turn-helix transcriptional regulator, with amino-acid sequence MSFDKPPQKCAARVMETIPLLMRFIRSDMRNHSADSLTIPQLRSLAFLKRNPGTSLSAVAEHLGVTCATASTTIERLVQRHLVQRTDHPQERRKIVLNLTTQGKSLLEESQEKTRLHIAEIIESLTSEELLQIETSLTLLKNVFEKTESNH; translated from the coding sequence ATGTCCTTCGATAAACCCCCCCAAAAATGTGCAGCTAGGGTAATGGAAACCATTCCCCTATTAATGCGGTTTATTCGAAGTGACATGCGTAATCATAGTGCTGATTCCCTCACCATTCCCCAACTGCGATCGCTCGCCTTTCTCAAACGTAACCCGGGAACTTCCCTTTCCGCAGTAGCAGAGCATCTTGGTGTTACCTGTGCCACAGCTTCCACAACCATCGAAAGACTGGTACAACGCCATCTGGTACAAAGAACAGATCACCCCCAGGAAAGAAGAAAAATAGTATTAAATCTCACCACACAAGGAAAATCCCTCTTAGAAGAATCTCAGGAAAAAACTCGCCTTCATATTGCCGAAATTATTGAGAGCCTAACCTCGGAAGAACTATTACAAATTGAAACAAGTCTTACTTTGCTAAAAAATGTCTTTGAAAAAACCGAATCTAACCACTGA
- a CDS encoding MFS transporter, which yields MSLKKPNLTTDHSSIHDPFAALRFRDYRLFTIGRILLFTGNQMQTVALGWELYERTNSPLALGIVGLAQVLPVILLTLIAGHVADKYNRQRTTVVASLLLALCSLGLGIISYTQAPVFLIYICLVLTGIARAFLKPASDAMMWQLIPPQVFTNAATWVSGSFQLASVIGPALGGFVIAIFNSATQVYILTSIASLSFLIAVVAMNPPEGNLSKEPISLRSLAAGAEFIWKNQIILAAITLDLFAVLFGGAVALLPIYAKDILKVGPVELGYLQAAPAIGALIMGAVLIQLPPITKTWSTLLWSVFGFGVTTIIFGLSKWMWLSLLMLALGGGLDTISVVIRHTLVQLKTPEELRGRVAAINTVFITASNELGAFESGLVAALVGPILCVVGGGIGTILVVLATMVIWPELNKT from the coding sequence ATGTCTTTGAAAAAACCGAATCTAACCACTGACCATAGTAGCATCCATGACCCATTTGCTGCGCTAAGATTTAGAGACTACCGATTATTTACCATAGGAAGGATTCTGTTATTTACAGGTAACCAAATGCAAACAGTAGCCCTAGGTTGGGAACTGTATGAACGTACCAACTCCCCTCTAGCCCTAGGTATAGTAGGACTGGCACAAGTATTACCAGTTATATTATTAACCTTAATAGCTGGACACGTAGCGGACAAATATAATCGTCAACGCACCACTGTAGTAGCTAGCCTCCTTTTAGCTCTTTGTTCATTGGGATTAGGCATAATCTCTTATACACAGGCACCAGTATTTTTGATTTATATTTGCCTAGTCCTTACTGGTATAGCCAGAGCCTTCCTCAAACCTGCCAGCGATGCCATGATGTGGCAATTAATACCTCCACAAGTATTTACTAATGCTGCCACCTGGGTAAGTGGTAGCTTTCAACTAGCATCAGTAATTGGACCAGCTCTAGGTGGATTTGTTATTGCCATTTTTAATAGTGCCACCCAGGTGTATATACTCACATCAATTGCATCCCTATCATTTCTAATAGCTGTAGTAGCTATGAACCCACCAGAAGGAAATCTCAGTAAAGAGCCAATATCCCTGAGATCCTTAGCAGCGGGGGCAGAATTCATTTGGAAGAATCAAATTATATTAGCTGCTATTACACTAGATCTATTTGCTGTTTTATTTGGTGGTGCAGTAGCACTATTGCCAATATATGCCAAAGACATTTTAAAAGTAGGTCCAGTAGAACTCGGATATTTACAAGCAGCACCGGCCATAGGAGCATTAATTATGGGCGCGGTGCTGATACAACTTCCACCCATTACTAAAACCTGGTCTACCCTACTATGGTCGGTTTTTGGTTTTGGGGTCACAACCATTATTTTTGGCCTATCCAAATGGATGTGGTTATCCCTGCTCATGTTAGCTCTTGGTGGAGGATTAGATACTATTAGCGTAGTCATTCGCCACACCTTAGTACAACTAAAAACCCCGGAAGAATTAAGAGGTCGTGTGGCAGCCATTAATACAGTATTTATAACTGCATCAAATGAACTAGGAGCTTTTGAATCTGGACTAGTAGCTGCTCTAGTAGGACCCATACTTTGCGTAGTTGGTGGAGGAATAGGTACAATTTTAGTAGTTTTAGCAACTATGGTAATTTGGCCCGAACTAAACAAAACATAA
- a CDS encoding MFS transporter, translating to MTLWLKTKIYQHLPAFKSRNFRLFFTGQTMSLSGTFMTQVTISWVIYDLTKSSWLLGLTGFLQFLPTVLLTPFSGVLCDRWNQKKLLILVQILGLMVSTTLTTLTFLGLIKVWLLITVAILGGMLKGLDMPVRYAIVINTVDERNHLGNAIALYSAMLSSSLLIGPAVGGILLASVGAKYCFLYDSISYIIALITLGAMKLRPKIVVKGGKTANTWKKLQEGWEYVFKNLAIRSILILLTFHGLVGISYMAILPVFAGYILQGDGGTMGMLSAASSIGSLMACVYLSLRREVLGLEKLMASCPIAIGFGLIAFGLSKTTWLSLLVLTVIGGSGMLQVSCGNTIIQTLVEDDKRGRVMSLYSLAIIGTLPLGNLIVGSLAQNIGAPNTVIGCGIFCLLESIWFNQQLPLLRGKIRETLILSTSTLETGA from the coding sequence ATGACCCTTTGGCTAAAAACAAAGATATACCAGCATTTACCAGCATTTAAATCCCGAAACTTTCGACTTTTCTTTACAGGACAAACCATGTCCTTGTCAGGAACATTCATGACCCAGGTGACAATTTCTTGGGTAATCTATGACTTGACCAAATCCTCTTGGTTACTTGGGTTAACAGGATTTTTACAATTTTTGCCCACCGTACTCCTCACCCCATTTTCAGGAGTATTATGCGATCGCTGGAATCAGAAAAAGCTGCTCATACTGGTACAGATTTTAGGCCTAATGGTTTCCACCACCTTGACCACACTGACATTTTTAGGATTGATAAAAGTTTGGTTGCTAATAACAGTAGCCATTTTAGGAGGAATGTTAAAAGGTTTAGACATGCCTGTTCGTTATGCAATAGTGATTAATACCGTAGACGAACGTAACCACTTAGGAAATGCGATCGCCCTTTATTCTGCCATGTTGAGCAGTTCCCTATTAATTGGACCAGCTGTGGGTGGGATATTGCTGGCCAGCGTAGGAGCCAAATATTGTTTTTTATACGACAGTATAAGTTATATCATTGCCCTGATAACATTAGGTGCGATGAAACTGCGACCAAAGATAGTAGTAAAGGGGGGAAAGACCGCAAACACCTGGAAAAAATTACAAGAAGGATGGGAATACGTTTTTAAAAATCTAGCAATTCGGTCAATTCTAATATTATTAACCTTTCATGGTTTAGTAGGTATTTCCTACATGGCAATCCTCCCCGTATTTGCGGGATATATTCTTCAGGGTGATGGGGGTACAATGGGAATGTTGAGTGCAGCGAGTTCCATAGGTTCCCTCATGGCTTGTGTCTATTTAAGTTTGCGCCGTGAGGTATTAGGATTAGAGAAATTAATGGCCAGTTGTCCAATCGCTATTGGGTTTGGACTAATAGCCTTTGGTTTATCCAAAACGACCTGGCTATCATTATTAGTTTTAACAGTTATTGGTGGTAGTGGTATGTTGCAGGTTTCCTGTGGCAATACAATTATTCAAACACTAGTAGAAGATGATAAACGGGGTAGGGTAATGAGTTTATACTCCTTAGCCATAATTGGCACTTTACCCCTAGGTAACTTGATTGTTGGCAGTTTAGCACAAAACATAGGTGCCCCAAACACAGTTATTGGATGTGGCATTTTTTGTTTGTTAGAATCAATCTGGTTCAATCAACAATTACCTCTGCTTAGAGGTAAAATAAGAGAAACTTTAATTTTGTCTACTTCCACCTTAGAAACTGGAGCTTAG